From one Pseudopipra pipra isolate bDixPip1 chromosome 2, bDixPip1.hap1, whole genome shotgun sequence genomic stretch:
- the HAO2 gene encoding 2-Hydroxyacid oxidase 2 isoform X1: protein MAMVCLSDFEAYAKKYLPKIAWDYFAAGADDCNTRDENILAYKRIRFQPRILRDVSMMDIRTKILGTEISFPVGIAPTGFHQLAWPDGEKSTARAAKAMNTCYIASTYSTCTLEEITAAAPRGLRWFQLYIHRNRAASRQLVQRAEALGFQALVLTADLPYTGKRRDDIRNGFCLPPHMKLKNLERDFEGDDRSEYGLPPNSLDPSITWNDIYWLQSLTHLPIIIKGILTKEDAELAVRHGVQGIIVSNHGGRQLDEGPATIDALVEVVEAVRGRVEVYLDGGIRKGSDVLKALALGAKCVFIGRPALWGLAYKGEEGLQDVLRILQDEFRLSMALAGCARVSEIGRHLVRFSKL from the exons ATGGCTATGGTGTGTCTTTCAGACTTTGAAGCCTACGCTAAAAAGTATTTACCCAAGATTGCTTGGGATTATTttgcagctggagcagatgACTGTAACACACGAGATGAAAACATCTTGGCATATAAAAG AATTCGTTTCCAGCCACGTATACTGCGGGATGTATCCATGATGGATATTAGGACTAAGATCCTGGGGACTGAAATCAGCTTTCCCGTAGGAATCGCCCCCACTGGCTTCCACCAGCTAGCATGGCCTGATGGAGAGAAAAGCACAGCCAGAG CAGCCAAAGCCATGAACACCTGTTACATTGCCAGCACGTACTCCACCTGCACGCTGGAGGAGATCACTGCGGCCGCTCCCAGGGGCCTCCGGTGGTTCCAGCTCTACATCCACCGCAACAGGGCAGCTTCCCGTCAGCTGGTCCAACGAGCGGAGGCCTTGGGTTTCCAGGCCCTTGTCCTCACCGCGGATCTGCCCTACACGGGCAAAAGACGTGACGATATCCGCAACGGTTTCTGCCTTCCACCCCACATGAAACTGAAGAACTTGGAACGAGACTTTGAG GGAGATGACCGTTCTGAGTATGGACTGCCACCCAACAGCTTGGATCCTTCCATCACCTGGAATGATATCTACTGGCTGCAGAGCCTGACCCACCTGCCCATCATCATCAAAGGCATCTTGACGAAAGAAGATGCAGAGCTGGCTGTGAGACATGGAGTTCAGGGAATTATTGTGTCCAATCATGGTGGAAGACAACTGGATGAAGGACCTGCCACT ATTGATGCTCTGGTTGAAGTTGTGGAGGCAGTACGAGGCAGAGTTGAAGTTTACTTAGATGGTGGAATAAGAAAAGGAAGTGATGTGTTAAAAGCACTGGCACTGGGAGCAAAATGCGTCTTTATTGGAAGACCAGCTTTATGGGGTCTGGCTTACAAG ggtgaagaaggtCTCCAGGATGTTTTGAGAATTTTGCAGGATGAATTTCGTTTGTCGATGGCCTTGGCTG
- the HAO2 gene encoding 2-Hydroxyacid oxidase 2 isoform X2 — translation MAMVCLSDFEAYAKKYLPKIAWDYFAAGADDCNTRDENILAYKRIRFQPRILRDVSMMDIRTKILGTEISFPVGIAPTGFHQLAWPDGEKSTARAKAMNTCYIASTYSTCTLEEITAAAPRGLRWFQLYIHRNRAASRQLVQRAEALGFQALVLTADLPYTGKRRDDIRNGFCLPPHMKLKNLERDFEGDDRSEYGLPPNSLDPSITWNDIYWLQSLTHLPIIIKGILTKEDAELAVRHGVQGIIVSNHGGRQLDEGPATIDALVEVVEAVRGRVEVYLDGGIRKGSDVLKALALGAKCVFIGRPALWGLAYKGEEGLQDVLRILQDEFRLSMALAGCARVSEIGRHLVRFSKL, via the exons ATGGCTATGGTGTGTCTTTCAGACTTTGAAGCCTACGCTAAAAAGTATTTACCCAAGATTGCTTGGGATTATTttgcagctggagcagatgACTGTAACACACGAGATGAAAACATCTTGGCATATAAAAG AATTCGTTTCCAGCCACGTATACTGCGGGATGTATCCATGATGGATATTAGGACTAAGATCCTGGGGACTGAAATCAGCTTTCCCGTAGGAATCGCCCCCACTGGCTTCCACCAGCTAGCATGGCCTGATGGAGAGAAAAGCACAGCCAGAG CCAAAGCCATGAACACCTGTTACATTGCCAGCACGTACTCCACCTGCACGCTGGAGGAGATCACTGCGGCCGCTCCCAGGGGCCTCCGGTGGTTCCAGCTCTACATCCACCGCAACAGGGCAGCTTCCCGTCAGCTGGTCCAACGAGCGGAGGCCTTGGGTTTCCAGGCCCTTGTCCTCACCGCGGATCTGCCCTACACGGGCAAAAGACGTGACGATATCCGCAACGGTTTCTGCCTTCCACCCCACATGAAACTGAAGAACTTGGAACGAGACTTTGAG GGAGATGACCGTTCTGAGTATGGACTGCCACCCAACAGCTTGGATCCTTCCATCACCTGGAATGATATCTACTGGCTGCAGAGCCTGACCCACCTGCCCATCATCATCAAAGGCATCTTGACGAAAGAAGATGCAGAGCTGGCTGTGAGACATGGAGTTCAGGGAATTATTGTGTCCAATCATGGTGGAAGACAACTGGATGAAGGACCTGCCACT ATTGATGCTCTGGTTGAAGTTGTGGAGGCAGTACGAGGCAGAGTTGAAGTTTACTTAGATGGTGGAATAAGAAAAGGAAGTGATGTGTTAAAAGCACTGGCACTGGGAGCAAAATGCGTCTTTATTGGAAGACCAGCTTTATGGGGTCTGGCTTACAAG ggtgaagaaggtCTCCAGGATGTTTTGAGAATTTTGCAGGATGAATTTCGTTTGTCGATGGCCTTGGCTG